The following are encoded together in the Arcobacter aquimarinus genome:
- a CDS encoding FtsB family cell division protein, which yields MKKQSTGFKSFIFVAIISLIATIYLSYHSVIVLFGDNSLQVYNSLKHKKEYLESEISRLQRENAYLQKEYFELKNLEPEE from the coding sequence ATGAAAAAACAATCAACTGGGTTTAAGAGCTTTATTTTTGTAGCGATAATTTCACTTATTGCTACAATATATCTTTCTTATCACTCAGTTATAGTTTTATTTGGGGATAACTCTTTACAAGTTTATAACTCTTTAAAACATAAAAAAGAGTATCTTGAAAGTGAAATATCAAGATTACAAAGAGAAAATGCCTATTTACAAAAAGAGTATTTTGAATTAAAAAACTTGGAGCCAGAAGAATGA
- a CDS encoding AMIN domain-containing protein gives MKTLFLFTLASLLALNLNARENPFSMIDTFEEESGKMLELNETPNTVEGIQEAQYIKQMQQQMGNNTNANKNSVEQKSVTPKEKPAPKTYSKQEVDSLIQKTKSQTEQKTKEIVKKELANTKIAEPEQVVYVKPRPDVSVDDALVAKNILPFLKIEYNDNKLLIHTEYKVSKKFSVIKENKLVIDYKAKVNFNTKKDEIDSKTFKKIAVGNHKTEGFFRVAVELVNKPSNYDVTYNDNIITITKKN, from the coding sequence ATGAAAACTTTATTTTTATTTACATTAGCAAGCTTATTAGCATTAAATTTAAATGCAAGAGAAAATCCTTTTTCTATGATTGACACTTTTGAAGAAGAGTCTGGAAAAATGCTTGAATTAAATGAAACACCTAACACAGTAGAAGGAATACAAGAAGCTCAGTATATAAAACAAATGCAACAGCAAATGGGAAATAATACAAATGCAAATAAAAATAGTGTTGAACAAAAAAGTGTAACTCCAAAAGAAAAACCTGCACCAAAAACTTATTCAAAGCAAGAAGTAGACTCTTTAATTCAAAAAACAAAATCACAAACAGAACAAAAAACAAAAGAAATTGTGAAAAAAGAGTTAGCAAATACTAAAATAGCAGAACCTGAACAAGTTGTGTATGTAAAACCAAGACCTGATGTAAGTGTAGATGATGCATTAGTTGCAAAAAACATTCTTCCTTTTTTAAAAATTGAATACAATGATAATAAACTATTAATCCACACAGAATATAAAGTATCAAAAAAATTTTCTGTTATAAAAGAGAATAAACTAGTAATAGATTATAAAGCAAAAGTAAATTTTAATACAAAAAAAGATGAGATTGACTCAAAAACTTTCAAGAAAATAGCAGTTGGAAATCATAAAACAGAAGGATTTTTTAGAGTTGCAGTTGAACTTGTAAATAAACCTTCAAATTATGATGTTACTTATAACGACAATATAATAACTATCACAAAAAAGAACTAA
- a CDS encoding biotin synthase, which produces MKKILKKKSINMNNNEEIFLCAICNVESGTCNEDCKFCTQSVRYKADIQRYKLKSIEQIISEAKQARANGAVGFCLVTAGLGLTDKKTKFIAEAARAINKENLGLRLIACNGTATVEQLKELKAAGISNYNHNLETSRDFYPTICTTHTWDERYQTCLNVKEAGLKLVCGGIFGMGETQEDRISMLEAINSLDPMNVPLNFFHPNEALPIVKNTINKEEAFELITLARKMIPNAHKIMVAGGREVMFGDDQYEIFNRGANAFVIGDYLTTAGKSPKDDVEALEALGFKIAKNFHVMPDEK; this is translated from the coding sequence ATGAAAAAAATTTTAAAAAAGAAGAGTATAAATATGAACAATAATGAAGAGATATTTTTATGTGCTATTTGTAATGTTGAGAGTGGTACTTGTAATGAAGATTGTAAATTCTGTACACAAAGTGTAAGATATAAAGCAGATATTCAAAGATACAAATTGAAAAGTATAGAACAAATAATATCAGAAGCAAAACAAGCAAGAGCAAATGGTGCAGTTGGATTTTGTTTAGTTACAGCAGGTCTTGGATTAACTGATAAAAAAACAAAATTTATAGCTGAAGCAGCACGAGCTATAAATAAAGAAAATTTAGGACTTAGATTAATTGCATGTAATGGAACAGCTACAGTTGAGCAATTAAAAGAGTTAAAAGCAGCGGGTATTAGTAACTATAATCATAATTTAGAAACATCAAGAGATTTCTATCCAACAATTTGTACAACGCATACTTGGGATGAAAGATATCAAACTTGTTTAAATGTAAAAGAAGCTGGATTAAAACTTGTTTGTGGTGGTATTTTTGGAATGGGAGAAACACAAGAAGATAGAATTTCTATGCTAGAAGCTATAAATTCTTTAGATCCTATGAATGTTCCTTTAAACTTTTTCCATCCAAATGAAGCTTTACCAATTGTAAAAAATACAATAAACAAAGAGGAAGCTTTTGAATTAATCACTCTTGCTAGAAAAATGATACCAAATGCTCATAAAATAATGGTTGCAGGTGGTAGAGAAGTTATGTTTGGTGATGACCAATATGAGATTTTTAATAGAGGTGCTAATGCATTTGTTATTGGAGATTATTTAACTACAGCTGGGAAATCTCCAAAAGATGATGTTGAAGCATTAGAAGCGTTAGGATTTAAAATAGCTAAAAACTTTCATGTAATGCCGGACGAAAAATAG
- a CDS encoding metallophosphoesterase family protein, giving the protein MIIGILSDSHLKSDYTKEVIDYLKSQGCEYLIHAGDLCIEKNLQLLEESNLKYIAVFGNNDRALLELSSKYNIKSEPYYFKIKNKRFKLMHLPYHLTPDVDIVIFGHTHIFEKDYKNKTLFINPGEVCAREKPLIECVKLEIKENEYIITRYFRDINEKNFKKEEYKYEQ; this is encoded by the coding sequence ATGATTATTGGCATTTTATCAGATAGTCACCTAAAAAGTGACTATACTAAAGAAGTTATTGATTATCTGAAATCACAAGGTTGTGAATATCTTATTCATGCTGGTGATTTATGTATAGAAAAAAATCTTCAGCTTTTAGAAGAATCAAATCTTAAATATATTGCTGTATTTGGTAATAACGATAGAGCTTTATTAGAATTGTCTTCAAAATATAATATAAAATCTGAACCTTATTATTTTAAAATAAAAAATAAAAGATTCAAATTAATGCACCTTCCTTATCATTTAACTCCTGATGTTGATATAGTTATTTTTGGTCATACTCATATTTTTGAAAAAGATTATAAAAATAAAACTCTATTTATAAATCCAGGTGAAGTTTGTGCTAGGGAAAAACCTTTAATTGAGTGTGTGAAACTTGAGATTAAAGAAAATGAGTATATAATCACGCGATATTTTAGAGATATAAATGAAAAAAATTTTAAAAAAGAAGAGTATAAATATGAACAATAA
- the topA gene encoding type I DNA topoisomerase codes for MKNLVIVESPAKAKTISKFLGSDFTVMASMGHVRDLPKSSLGFDPDDNFKPKYMVTADKKKVISDLKKHISKDTTIYLAADEDREGEAIAWHLIPALKIENNPIKRIVFHEITKDAILEALAHPRDVDQHLVDAQQARRILDRAVGYELSPLLWKKVRYGLSAGRVQSVAVRIIVDRENEIRAFIPEEYWRVKADFINPELKTELAKINGKTAKVENEQEALKIEASLNQGIYKLVDIEEKDSTRNPAAPFTTSTLQQEASRKLGLSVKQTMVIAQQLYEGNVGNIPNHTGGLITYMRTDSLNLSTVATTAAKAVIEEEYGKEYALSKPRVYKSKSKGAQEAHEAIRPVNLALKPSMIKAYVDPSQYKLYSLIWKRTLATQMAQAKIANTTYKIEAGSNKEFEFQVKGQRIIFAGFMKAYTEGSDNPEAALDSTEKILPNIKIGTVLELEKLESEQNFTKPPARYTEASLVKKLESEGIGRPSTYAPTISTIQAREYVTKTEDKKLIPTPTGEIVNSFLVDHFSDIVDLGFTAKIEEEFDEIAEGKIAWEQVMKDFYGNFKKTIDEKESSVQKEDYLQVREIGIDPKSGKPVSARVGRFGPFVQIGTKDDEEKPKFVAIPEHLNMDTITLDEALFLFTLPRVVGVDKNGDEIKANIGRFGPYLQVKSKYYSLKTDDPYIVDLARAEEIIKELDEAKEKSTIKSFDKEKIQILIGQYGPYIKQGRKNYKIPKGIEAKDLTLEDCLEIIEKDSKSTTKKTATKKASVEKKTTTKKTVAKKTTKKSADK; via the coding sequence GTGAAGAATTTAGTAATAGTGGAGTCCCCAGCAAAAGCGAAAACAATATCGAAATTTTTAGGTAGTGATTTTACGGTTATGGCTTCGATGGGGCATGTAAGAGATTTACCAAAATCAAGTTTAGGGTTTGACCCAGATGATAATTTTAAACCAAAATATATGGTTACTGCTGATAAGAAAAAAGTTATAAGTGATTTAAAAAAACACATTTCTAAAGATACCACAATTTACCTAGCAGCCGATGAAGATAGAGAGGGAGAAGCCATAGCTTGGCATTTGATCCCTGCATTAAAAATAGAAAATAATCCAATAAAAAGAATAGTTTTTCATGAGATTACAAAAGACGCAATCTTAGAAGCTTTAGCACATCCAAGAGATGTTGACCAACACTTAGTTGACGCTCAACAAGCAAGACGTATTTTAGATAGAGCAGTTGGATATGAACTTTCACCACTTTTATGGAAAAAAGTAAGATATGGTTTAAGTGCAGGAAGAGTTCAATCAGTTGCAGTAAGAATTATAGTTGATAGGGAAAATGAAATAAGAGCATTTATTCCAGAAGAGTATTGGAGAGTAAAAGCTGATTTTATAAATCCTGAATTAAAAACAGAATTAGCAAAGATTAATGGAAAAACAGCAAAAGTAGAAAATGAACAAGAAGCTTTAAAAATAGAAGCAAGTTTGAATCAAGGTATTTACAAACTTGTTGATATTGAAGAAAAAGATAGCACAAGAAATCCTGCAGCTCCATTTACAACTTCTACTTTACAGCAAGAAGCAAGTAGAAAACTTGGACTTTCAGTAAAACAAACAATGGTTATTGCTCAACAACTTTATGAAGGAAATGTTGGTAATATTCCAAATCATACGGGTGGTTTGATTACTTATATGAGAACTGATTCTTTGAATCTTTCAACAGTTGCCACAACTGCTGCAAAAGCTGTTATTGAAGAAGAGTATGGAAAAGAGTATGCTTTAAGTAAACCAAGAGTTTATAAATCAAAATCAAAAGGAGCTCAAGAGGCTCACGAGGCAATACGTCCAGTAAATCTTGCATTAAAACCAAGTATGATTAAAGCATATGTAGACCCTTCTCAATATAAACTTTATAGTTTAATTTGGAAAAGAACACTTGCAACTCAAATGGCACAAGCAAAAATTGCAAATACAACATATAAAATTGAGGCAGGAAGTAATAAAGAGTTTGAATTTCAAGTAAAAGGTCAAAGGATTATTTTTGCTGGATTTATGAAAGCTTATACAGAAGGTAGTGATAATCCAGAAGCTGCACTTGATAGCACTGAAAAAATTCTACCAAATATTAAAATTGGAACAGTTTTAGAGTTAGAAAAACTTGAAAGTGAACAAAATTTTACAAAACCACCTGCACGATATACAGAAGCTTCTTTAGTTAAAAAGTTAGAGAGTGAAGGAATTGGACGTCCATCAACTTACGCTCCAACAATTTCTACTATTCAAGCAAGAGAATATGTAACGAAAACAGAAGATAAAAAATTGATTCCAACGCCAACAGGTGAGATTGTAAATAGCTTTTTAGTTGACCATTTTTCAGATATTGTAGATTTAGGATTTACAGCTAAAATTGAAGAAGAGTTTGATGAAATTGCTGAAGGGAAAATTGCTTGGGAACAAGTAATGAAAGATTTCTATGGAAATTTCAAAAAAACAATTGATGAAAAAGAAAGTAGTGTTCAAAAAGAGGATTATTTACAAGTTAGAGAAATAGGAATTGACCCAAAAAGTGGGAAACCAGTAAGTGCACGTGTGGGAAGATTTGGTCCTTTTGTTCAAATTGGAACAAAAGATGATGAAGAAAAACCAAAATTTGTAGCAATTCCTGAGCATTTAAATATGGATACTATTACATTAGATGAAGCATTATTTTTATTTACTCTTCCAAGAGTTGTTGGTGTTGATAAGAATGGAGATGAAATTAAAGCAAATATTGGAAGATTTGGACCGTATTTACAAGTTAAATCAAAATATTATTCTTTAAAAACAGATGACCCATATATTGTTGATTTAGCTAGAGCAGAAGAGATTATTAAAGAGTTAGATGAAGCAAAAGAAAAATCTACAATAAAATCATTTGATAAAGAAAAGATACAGATTTTAATAGGACAATATGGTCCTTATATTAAACAAGGTAGAAAAAATTATAAAATTCCTAAAGGTATTGAAGCAAAAGATTTAACTTTAGAAGATTGCCTTGAAATAATAGAAAAAGATTCAAAATCTACTACAAAAAAAACAGCAACAAAAAAAGCTTCTGTTGAGAAAAAAACAACAACAAAAAAAACAGTTGCTAAGAAAACTACAAAAAAAAGTGCCGATAAATAG
- a CDS encoding UDP-N-acetylmuramate dehydrogenase: protein MQNSIRTIDFTRYSSIRIGPTLDVLVINEIGDYSDYQIIGRANNLLVSQNTDKKFAILGEAFDYIRQEGNKLYVGCATTSGKLLTYTRKHDIKNLEFLAKLPGNLGGLVKMNAGLKSWEVFNYIDSIKTKDGYIKKEDVDFSYRETKIDTIVYEVVFNIEYGFSNEMLKEFTKMRDNQPHIASAGSCFKNPKGDFAGRLIESVGLKGIKKGDMSFSELHANFLVNYGNGTFDDAIYLINLAKQKIKDKFEIDIEEEIIIYN from the coding sequence ATGCAAAATAGTATTAGAACAATAGATTTTACAAGATATTCATCAATAAGAATTGGACCTACATTAGATGTTTTAGTAATTAATGAAATAGGTGATTATAGTGATTATCAAATTATAGGACGAGCTAATAATTTATTAGTTTCACAAAATACAGATAAAAAATTTGCAATTTTAGGTGAAGCGTTTGATTATATAAGACAAGAGGGAAATAAACTATATGTTGGTTGTGCAACAACAAGTGGAAAACTTTTAACATATACAAGAAAACATGATATTAAAAACTTAGAATTTTTAGCAAAACTTCCAGGAAATTTGGGTGGTTTGGTAAAAATGAATGCAGGATTAAAATCTTGGGAAGTTTTTAATTATATAGATAGTATAAAAACAAAAGATGGTTATATAAAAAAAGAAGATGTTGATTTCTCATATAGAGAAACTAAAATCGATACAATAGTTTATGAAGTGGTTTTTAATATTGAATATGGTTTTTCAAATGAGATGTTAAAAGAGTTTACTAAAATGAGAGATAATCAACCTCATATTGCAAGCGCAGGAAGTTGTTTTAAAAATCCAAAGGGTGATTTTGCAGGAAGATTAATAGAATCTGTTGGTTTAAAAGGAATCAAAAAAGGTGATATGAGTTTTTCTGAACTTCATGCAAATTTTTTAGTAAATTATGGCAATGGAACTTTTGATGATGCAATTTATTTAATAAATTTAGCAAAACAAAAAATAAAAGATAAGTTTGAGATAGATATAGAGGAAGAGATTATAATTTACAACTAA